In Ferrigenium kumadai, the DNA window TCGAACGGTTGCGCCCCTTCGTGGCGGTCCTGCCGGTCCTTGGGGCCATCAACGTCAATTTTGCGCCACCGGAAGTGCTGGCGGCAGTAGTGGGAAACATGAACCTGGCGGATGCCCGCCTGATGGTGCAACAACGCAGCGTTCGTCCGTTCAAGGATGTGGCGGATTTCAGACAGCGGCTGCCGCATGGGGGGATACAAGTGTCAGACCTTAACATCACGATAAGCAGCCAATTTTTCCTGGTGACCGGCCGCGGCAGCGTGGGGCGAGCACAGGTCACCGCACAGGCATTGCTGCAACGCACGGGCGGCTGGCCCACTGTCGTATGGCAGAGTGTCCAATGAGCATCCTGCGCATCTATTTTTCCGGCAGTTGGCGCGACAGCACCTCACCCTGTCCCTGGGCGCTGTGCGAAGAAAACGGCACCGTCCTGCAATCCGGTAACGATCCGCTCGCGGCCCTGCCCAAAGGCAAGGAATGCATTGCCATCGCCGCACCGGATCGCGTGCTGAGCATCAGCGCCAAGCTGCCGCCTGGTTCGCGCCGCCGATGGCAGGCAGCACTTCCGTTCGCAGCGGAGGAGCACACCCTGCCCGACCCGGAAGACAGCCATGTGGTGCCTGGCCCTGCACTGGCGGATGGCCACATGCTGATTGCCGTCGTGGACAAGCCTTGGCTCAGGCGCATTGTCGAGGCGTGCCGCACGGCGAACCTGCCCTTGCGCCGGATGGTTCCGGAGACATTCCTGCCTCCACTCGCGCCGGAGACGTGGACTCTGATGTGGGATGGCAGCAGCGGCTTCATGCGCACGGGTGCAGCCAGCGGCATGGCGCTCGACACCGGTGGCCCCCATACCGCCCCACTCGCTCTGCACCTGAGCCTGAATTCTGCCCGGAATAATTCACCGGCATCCTTGCCGGGAAAGATCGAGGTGCGCTTCCCTCAGCATGTTCCCGAAGCACAACGCATCTTGCCGCAATGGAACCTGCCCACCATCCTTTCCGCAGGGCCTGTCTGGGATTGGCGGCGCGCACCCGTACCCGCGGACGCCCTGAACCTGCTTTGGGGCGACTTCGCGCCCCGCGCCAGGATCAGCGAATGGTGGCCGCAATTGCGACCCGCCGCCCTGATACTGCTGGCCGCGCTCGGCGTGGAAGCCATCGGCGCCAACATCGAATGGGCCTTGCTCGCACATGAAAAGAAAACACTGACGCAGGACATGGAGCGCAGCTTCCGCACCGCATTCGGCGAAGCCGGAACGCTGGTCAATGCCCCATTGCAGATGCAGCGCAACCTGGCGGACTTGCGCCACAGCGCCGGCTTGCCGGACGACGGCGACTTCCTGCCACTACTCGACGCATCAGCTCCAACACTTGCCACGCTGCCTGCGGGCAGCGTTCGCGGACTGCACTACGAATCCGGACGGTTCGACGTGGATATCAAGCTGAGTCGCGGCAGCGATATCCAGGACTTGCGGCAGCACCTGCAAAACAAGGGGCTCGGCGTACAGATAGGCGACATCCATGATGTAGGGGACGGCGCCGAAGCACGCCTGACACTGCTGCCGGGAGATGGCCGATGAAAGCGCGCTGGCAAGCCTTCAAGAAACGCCATTGGGATGGCCGCGCATCGAGCGAGCGACGCGCCATCGCCCTCGGGGCGCTGGCACTGTCGCCACTATTTGCCTATTTGCTGGTCTGGCAACCGGCGCATGTCGCTGGCACCAAGTTGCGAGACAGCGTCCCCGCAATGCGCGCCCAGGCGGCGCATCTGCGCGCCCAGGCGGCAGAGGCCGAAACGCTGCGCCACCATCCGAAACCAGCCGTGCTCGACGCCAACGCACTGAAGACGGCCATCGAGGAATCCGCCGTGCGTCACCAGATGCGCGATGCCCTGACCAGCCTCGATGCGCAGCAACCCAACGCCGCGCGCATCACGCTTGCTGCAGTTCCTTTCGAGCAGTGGCTGAACTGGCTGCGCAACCTGCAACAGGAGCAACACATCCGCGCGGAATCGGTCGGCATCGCAGCGTTGCCGCAAACCGGCATGGTGAAGATCAACGCCACGCTGACCAACGGCGGAGCTCAGTAAAAATGGGCAAGCGAGTATTTGCCATTTTCGCCCTCGTCTATCTGCTCACCCTGCTCATCACGGCACCCGCATCCTTGCTGGACAAGGTGCTGCAACATGCATCCCAAGACCGCCTGCTGCTGGCGAATGCCAGCGGCACAGTATGGAGCGGTTCCGCCACTCCCGCCCTGCGCACACAAGATGGCCGTCTCGTTGCCCTGCCCTTGTTGCGCTGGAAGATTGCCGTGCCGTCCCTGTTCACCGGAAAAATCCAGACAATGCTCCAATGGGAGGGCCAGCCTCCTGCCTCCGCAACGGAAGCCGTCATCTCTTTCAATCAGGTCGAATTGCATCATGCGATGCTCCAGCTCCCGGCACGGATGCTGGAGGAAACCTCGACCATGCTCAAGCCGGCCCAGTTTCGCGGGCAACTCCAGATACAGGGCGACCATCTCGTATTCTCAAGCCGCGGCGTGGAAGGATCCGCCATTGTCGACTGGCGGCAGGCAAGCTCCGCTCTCAGCA includes these proteins:
- the gspN gene encoding type II secretion system protein N; this encodes MGKRVFAIFALVYLLTLLITAPASLLDKVLQHASQDRLLLANASGTVWSGSATPALRTQDGRLVALPLLRWKIAVPSLFTGKIQTMLQWEGQPPASATEAVISFNQVELHHAMLQLPARMLEETSTMLKPAQFRGQLQIQGDHLVFSSRGVEGSAIVDWRQASSALSSIAPLGDYRLALNGSGDRLHIGLTTSSGILLLEGDGNWLAGRGLEFHGKAQASAGNYDNLTELLHHLGPEISPGVHGFSLTPL
- the gspL gene encoding type II secretion system protein GspL translates to MSILRIYFSGSWRDSTSPCPWALCEENGTVLQSGNDPLAALPKGKECIAIAAPDRVLSISAKLPPGSRRRWQAALPFAAEEHTLPDPEDSHVVPGPALADGHMLIAVVDKPWLRRIVEACRTANLPLRRMVPETFLPPLAPETWTLMWDGSSGFMRTGAASGMALDTGGPHTAPLALHLSLNSARNNSPASLPGKIEVRFPQHVPEAQRILPQWNLPTILSAGPVWDWRRAPVPADALNLLWGDFAPRARISEWWPQLRPAALILLAALGVEAIGANIEWALLAHEKKTLTQDMERSFRTAFGEAGTLVNAPLQMQRNLADLRHSAGLPDDGDFLPLLDASAPTLATLPAGSVRGLHYESGRFDVDIKLSRGSDIQDLRQHLQNKGLGVQIGDIHDVGDGAEARLTLLPGDGR
- a CDS encoding type II secretion system protein M; amino-acid sequence: MKARWQAFKKRHWDGRASSERRAIALGALALSPLFAYLLVWQPAHVAGTKLRDSVPAMRAQAAHLRAQAAEAETLRHHPKPAVLDANALKTAIEESAVRHQMRDALTSLDAQQPNAARITLAAVPFEQWLNWLRNLQQEQHIRAESVGIAALPQTGMVKINATLTNGGAQ